From the genome of Staphylococcus haemolyticus, one region includes:
- the nirB gene encoding nitrite reductase large subunit NirB: MTKQKLVMIGNGMAGLRTIEEILERSDSQFDITIIGKEPYPNYNRIMLSNILQKKMTVEETIMNPYEWYEENNIQLIVNDPVETVDRSAQTVTTSKGVEVNYDICIFATGSSAFVLPIPGSDLPSVIGWRTIEDTERMIEIAKTKKKAVVIGGGLLGLECARGLMDQGMEVTVLHLAEWLMEMQLDRKAGGMLKADLERQGMNIELQANSKEIIGKDDVEAIKLADGRIIETDLVVMAVGIRPFTQVARDAGLEVNRGIVVNDYLQTSDPNIYAVGECSEHDGKVYGLVAPLYEQGKVLADYLTGKETEGYKGSTTFTSLKVSGCDLYSAGQIVENENVHGIEIFNSVDNIYKKVYLSDGQVVGAVLYGDTDDGSRFYNMMKKHESLEDYTLVSLLYKGGEEAVTSIADMPDDETICGCNGVDKGTIVNAITTKGLTSVEEVTKATKAGNSCGKCKGQIGELLQCTLGDDFVAAKPTGICACTDLTRDQIVTQIRAKGLKTSKEVRHVLDFKDKNGCPKCRPAINYYLNMVYPHDHQDEKESRFANERYHANIQNDGTFSVIPQMRGGVTDADQLIRLGEVAKKYNVPLVKVTGSQRVGLYGLKKEELPKVWEDLGMRSASAYGKKTRSVKSCVGKEFCRFGTQYTTRLGIRLEKTFEYIDTPHKFKMGVSGCPRSCVESGVKDFGVISVENGYQIYIGGNGGTDVTVGKLLTTVETEDEVIQLCGALMQYYRETGIYAERTAPWLNRLGFENVKEVLLDPERQKELFDRIMDAKKAIDGHGEPWEAIVEDKEARKIFEVERV, encoded by the coding sequence ATGACTAAACAAAAATTAGTGATGATTGGAAACGGCATGGCGGGATTAAGAACGATAGAAGAAATTCTAGAGCGTTCAGATTCACAATTTGACATTACAATTATTGGGAAAGAACCTTATCCAAACTATAACAGAATAATGTTATCAAATATATTACAGAAGAAAATGACTGTAGAAGAAACAATAATGAATCCATATGAATGGTATGAAGAGAACAACATTCAGCTCATCGTCAACGACCCAGTAGAGACGGTTGATCGTTCAGCACAAACAGTAACAACATCAAAAGGTGTTGAAGTGAATTATGACATTTGTATATTTGCAACAGGCTCTAGTGCATTCGTATTACCGATACCTGGATCAGATTTACCAAGTGTTATAGGTTGGAGAACAATCGAAGATACTGAACGCATGATTGAAATCGCTAAAACGAAAAAGAAAGCTGTCGTTATTGGTGGCGGATTATTAGGACTTGAATGTGCACGTGGTTTAATGGATCAAGGTATGGAAGTAACTGTATTACACTTAGCAGAATGGCTTATGGAAATGCAGTTAGACCGTAAAGCTGGAGGCATGCTTAAAGCAGATTTAGAACGTCAAGGTATGAATATCGAGTTACAAGCGAACTCTAAAGAAATTATTGGTAAAGATGATGTAGAAGCGATTAAATTGGCAGATGGAAGAATAATCGAAACAGACTTAGTTGTCATGGCAGTCGGTATCCGTCCATTTACTCAAGTAGCACGTGATGCAGGTCTAGAAGTAAATAGAGGTATCGTTGTAAATGATTATTTACAAACATCAGACCCTAATATTTATGCGGTTGGCGAATGTTCAGAGCATGACGGCAAAGTATATGGCTTAGTCGCACCGCTCTATGAACAAGGTAAAGTGTTAGCTGACTACCTAACTGGAAAAGAAACAGAAGGGTACAAAGGTTCTACAACTTTCACTTCATTAAAAGTGTCTGGTTGTGATTTATATAGTGCGGGACAAATTGTTGAAAATGAAAATGTCCATGGTATTGAAATTTTCAACAGTGTCGATAATATTTATAAAAAAGTCTATTTGAGTGATGGTCAAGTTGTCGGAGCAGTATTATATGGTGATACAGATGATGGCTCAAGATTCTATAATATGATGAAAAAACATGAATCATTAGAAGACTATACATTAGTATCATTATTGTACAAAGGTGGAGAAGAAGCGGTAACTTCTATCGCTGATATGCCAGATGATGAAACGATTTGTGGTTGTAACGGTGTAGATAAAGGTACGATTGTTAATGCGATTACGACTAAAGGATTAACTTCAGTGGAAGAAGTAACGAAAGCAACTAAAGCGGGTAATTCATGTGGTAAATGTAAAGGACAAATTGGCGAGTTATTACAATGCACATTAGGTGATGACTTTGTAGCAGCGAAACCTACCGGAATTTGTGCTTGTACTGATTTAACACGTGATCAAATTGTTACGCAAATAAGAGCTAAAGGACTAAAAACATCAAAAGAAGTACGTCACGTACTAGACTTTAAAGATAAAAATGGCTGTCCAAAATGTCGTCCAGCAATAAACTACTATTTAAATATGGTATATCCACATGACCATCAAGATGAAAAAGAATCACGCTTCGCAAATGAACGTTATCATGCAAACATTCAAAATGATGGTACATTCTCTGTTATTCCACAAATGCGTGGAGGCGTAACAGATGCTGACCAATTAATAAGATTAGGTGAAGTTGCAAAAAAATACAATGTACCATTAGTTAAAGTAACAGGCTCTCAACGTGTAGGTTTATATGGATTGAAGAAAGAAGAATTACCTAAAGTATGGGAAGATTTAGGTATGCGTTCAGCTTCAGCATATGGTAAGAAAACACGTTCAGTTAAAAGTTGTGTAGGTAAAGAATTCTGTCGATTCGGTACTCAATACACTACACGCTTAGGTATTCGCTTAGAAAAAACATTCGAATACATTGACACACCACATAAATTTAAAATGGGTGTATCTGGTTGTCCACGTAGTTGCGTTGAATCAGGAGTTAAAGATTTCGGTGTTATCTCAGTAGAAAACGGTTATCAAATTTACATCGGTGGTAATGGAGGTACAGATGTTACAGTTGGTAAATTATTAACTACCGTTGAAACTGAAGATGAAGTTATTCAATTATGTGGTGCGTTAATGCAGTATTATCGTGAAACAGGCATTTATGCAGAAAGAACTGCACCATGGTTAAATCGTTTAGGCTTTGAAAATGTTAAAGAAGTACTACTGGATCCTGAACGTCAAAAAGAATTATTCGATAGAATTATGGATGCTAAAAAAGCGATTGATGGACATGGCGAACCTTGGGAAGCAATCGTTGAAGATAAAGAAGCTCGAAAAATCTTTGAAGTTGAGAGGGTGTAA
- the nirD gene encoding nitrite reductase small subunit NirD, with translation MKSMEKVKVTTLEELTPLIGKKVIVDGKEIGIFLTESGDIHAINNICPHKQGPLSEGTVSGDYVYCPLHDQKVDLRSGEVQEPDTGCVETYQVEVIDGDVYVCL, from the coding sequence ATGAAATCTATGGAAAAAGTTAAAGTAACGACATTAGAAGAATTAACACCATTGATTGGAAAAAAAGTGATTGTTGATGGTAAAGAAATTGGCATTTTCTTAACTGAAAGTGGAGACATTCATGCAATTAATAATATTTGTCCTCACAAACAAGGGCCATTATCAGAAGGAACAGTAAGTGGCGATTACGTTTATTGCCCTCTACATGATCAAAAGGTTGATTTGAGAAGTGGCGAGGTACAAGAACCTGATACTGGATGTGTTGAAACATATCAAGTTGAAGTCATCGATGGAGACGTTTATGTATGTCTGTAG
- the cobA gene encoding uroporphyrinogen-III C-methyltransferase, producing MSVDEKSKVYLIGAGPGNPNLLTKKAERCIKKAEVILYDRLVNPLILQYAPADAEFIDVGKKPYAKHIQQDEINLKIVEAAKKYQTVIRLKGGDPAIFGRVTEEVNTLKDYGIEYEIVPGVTSASAAVATMDLGLTMRSVAPSVTFSTGHFKDSINQETDIRNLINGGTLAIYMGIKRLGRIIDQITAYTSEDYSIAIVFNATCHNQRVIIGKLSTIEHQLQQHELEGEPGICILGAIVDYIDKDKVLKQEHERNLDDSLYVIKGSKEDALLKAEELSETGYRCIVHVDESYHPSQQQLYTQIINNNKIKYINL from the coding sequence ATGTCTGTAGATGAAAAATCAAAGGTTTACTTGATAGGTGCTGGACCTGGTAATCCTAATCTTTTAACGAAAAAAGCAGAACGATGTATTAAGAAAGCTGAAGTTATTCTATATGATCGTTTAGTAAACCCACTCATACTTCAATATGCACCCGCTGATGCGGAATTCATTGATGTAGGTAAAAAGCCTTACGCTAAACATATACAACAAGACGAAATTAATTTAAAAATCGTTGAAGCGGCTAAAAAGTACCAAACAGTCATTCGTCTCAAAGGTGGCGATCCAGCAATATTTGGTCGTGTTACTGAAGAAGTCAATACTTTAAAAGACTATGGTATTGAATATGAAATTGTTCCTGGTGTAACTTCAGCAAGTGCAGCTGTTGCAACAATGGATTTAGGGTTAACAATGAGATCAGTAGCGCCTAGTGTGACTTTCTCAACAGGCCATTTCAAAGATTCAATCAATCAAGAAACAGATATACGTAATTTGATTAATGGTGGGACATTAGCCATCTATATGGGGATAAAACGATTGGGCCGTATCATTGATCAAATCACAGCTTATACTTCAGAGGACTATTCGATAGCAATTGTGTTTAATGCTACGTGTCATAACCAACGCGTCATCATTGGTAAATTAAGCACCATTGAGCATCAATTACAGCAACACGAACTTGAAGGCGAACCAGGCATTTGCATTTTAGGTGCGATTGTTGACTATATTGATAAAGATAAAGTGTTGAAACAAGAGCATGAAAGAAATTTAGATGATTCATTATATGTTATAAAAGGTTCGAAAGAAGATGCTTTATTGAAAGCTGAAGAATTATCTGAAACAGGATATCGTTGTATAGTACACGTTGATGAAAGTTACCATCCATCACAACAACAATTATACACACAAATAATCAATAACAATAAAATTAAATATATTAATTTATAA
- a CDS encoding YceI family protein: MANLNLDPAHSGVNFSIQHLVVSNVKGRFNEFDANISGDFNDLSSLQGTFTVKANSIDTKVADRDNHLKSADFLDAENYPEIKFEITNVDDKSVTGNLTMKDQTHEETFDLDYKGTSLNPLNGKNTAGLVITGSLNREKYGITFNQQLETGGFLLGKDLNVEFDLEFPLED, from the coding sequence ATGGCTAACTTAAATTTAGACCCAGCACATTCAGGAGTTAACTTTTCTATTCAACACTTAGTTGTATCAAATGTTAAAGGACGTTTTAACGAATTTGACGCTAACATTTCAGGTGATTTCAATGATTTAAGTTCATTACAAGGTACTTTTACTGTTAAAGCAAATTCAATTGATACTAAAGTAGCAGATCGTGATAATCATCTTAAAAGCGCAGATTTCTTAGACGCTGAAAACTACCCAGAAATTAAATTTGAAATTACTAACGTAGATGATAAATCAGTTACTGGTAACTTAACTATGAAAGATCAAACACATGAAGAAACTTTTGATTTAGATTATAAAGGTACTAGTTTAAATCCATTAAACGGTAAAAACACTGCTGGTTTAGTAATTACTGGTAGCCTTAACCGTGAAAAATATGGTATTACGTTTAACCAACAACTTGAAACTGGTGGTTTCTTATTAGGAAAAGACTTAAATGTTGAATTTGATTTAGAATTTCCACTTGAAGACTAA
- a CDS encoding formate/nitrite transporter family protein produces the protein MLKNNKTVEDTHATRDIVEAAVGQVQTKEIMATKTPGRYALKAIMSGFLLAIVTVFMLAIKTQFAGTNEGLVNLLGAIAFSLALVLIVLTNSELLTSNFMYLTVGWYYKAITINKMLFIFLFCFIGNIIGGFILFFLMKGTHIMTPEMIASLSKTVHMKTVESTWLNILVKAIFCNFFINIGIYVSMLFKEGLARAFFIAAGVVVFVFMGYEHVVFNAGLYAGMVFYNLDALSWLGVIKNIVFALIGNYIGGGIFIGLVYAYLNGSRDSMKAK, from the coding sequence ATGTTGAAGAACAATAAAACGGTTGAAGACACCCATGCAACGCGTGATATTGTAGAAGCTGCTGTCGGGCAGGTACAGACGAAAGAAATTATGGCTACAAAAACGCCTGGTAGATATGCATTGAAAGCAATCATGTCAGGATTTTTATTAGCAATCGTAACGGTATTTATGTTGGCAATTAAAACACAATTTGCAGGCACTAATGAAGGTTTAGTTAATTTGTTAGGTGCGATTGCATTTAGTTTAGCTTTAGTATTAATTGTGTTGACGAATTCAGAATTACTAACTAGTAATTTCATGTATTTAACGGTAGGCTGGTATTATAAAGCCATTACTATTAATAAGATGTTGTTCATTTTCTTATTCTGTTTTATTGGGAATATTATAGGTGGATTCATATTATTCTTCTTAATGAAAGGGACGCATATTATGACGCCAGAAATGATTGCCAGCTTAAGTAAGACAGTACATATGAAAACGGTAGAATCAACTTGGTTAAATATTTTAGTTAAAGCAATCTTCTGTAATTTCTTTATTAATATTGGTATATACGTGTCTATGTTATTTAAAGAAGGACTGGCAAGAGCATTCTTTATTGCTGCAGGGGTTGTCGTGTTTGTATTCATGGGTTATGAACACGTTGTCTTCAATGCTGGTTTATACGCAGGTATGGTGTTCTATAATTTAGATGCACTATCATGGTTAGGTGTTATTAAAAATATTGTGTTTGCTTTAATTGGTAACTATATCGGTGGTGGTATATTTATTGGTTTAGTATATGCGTATTTAAATGGTTCACGTGATAGTATGAAAGCTAAGTAA
- a CDS encoding sirohydrochlorin chelatase encodes MVANILVAHGMRKGDQNKALGEFLDRLLSDESYEYELAFIESEEKSIEKTIGRLIKQGETQFKVVPLLIFSAMHYIVDVPEILSNIKKDHPEISYEISEPLGTHDYMVDLVEKRIQDVEISTSSNYAIVLIAHGSFSYTKAHDELKEFSEKMNQPVPIYCRTLYGDITFRNDLDQLSNEYDELIVVPMFLYDGRLVNKVKRLISEMDIQGTLHITPSINFDNILKRIISERLKQLTFN; translated from the coding sequence TTGGTTGCGAATATATTAGTGGCACATGGCATGAGAAAAGGTGATCAAAATAAAGCGTTGGGAGAATTCTTAGATCGTTTATTAAGTGATGAATCGTATGAATATGAATTAGCGTTTATTGAAAGTGAAGAAAAGAGTATTGAAAAAACGATTGGTCGCTTAATAAAGCAAGGTGAAACTCAATTTAAAGTTGTACCTCTTTTGATCTTTTCGGCAATGCATTATATCGTCGATGTTCCTGAAATTTTATCAAATATCAAAAAAGATCATCCTGAAATAAGTTACGAAATTAGTGAACCGCTTGGTACGCATGACTATATGGTGGATTTAGTTGAAAAACGTATTCAAGATGTTGAAATTTCTACCTCCTCTAATTATGCGATTGTATTAATCGCACATGGTAGCTTCTCATATACGAAAGCACATGATGAGTTAAAGGAATTTAGTGAAAAAATGAATCAACCTGTACCTATCTATTGTCGTACGCTATATGGTGACATTACTTTTAGAAATGACTTGGATCAACTTTCGAATGAATATGATGAACTTATTGTAGTGCCAATGTTTTTATATGATGGGCGACTAGTAAATAAAGTAAAACGACTCATTTCAGAAATGGATATACAGGGTACGCTTCACATTACACCATCTATTAATTTCGATAACATATTAAAGAGAATTATTAGTGAACGTTTAAAGCAATTAACATTTAATTAG
- a CDS encoding SRPBCC family protein: protein MSIQLKDNKIIFNRTFEAPINEVFEAYTTETLFEQWFHPQGGKTKVYRFNPEAGGDAFFAIEMPEQTSYTLTEYKKVDKPNHIEYLDFFATSQGEKDTSLPGMQILIDFTSESAQRTLVTSTSIFPTKNAAQQALDMGVEAGMNSTLDQLDSLLKQKKS, encoded by the coding sequence ATGTCAATTCAATTAAAAGATAATAAAATTATATTTAATAGAACGTTTGAGGCGCCAATAAATGAAGTATTCGAGGCATACACTACGGAGACGTTATTCGAACAATGGTTCCATCCTCAAGGAGGTAAAACAAAGGTTTATCGTTTTAATCCAGAAGCCGGTGGTGATGCCTTCTTTGCGATAGAAATGCCAGAACAAACAAGTTACACATTGACTGAATATAAAAAGGTGGATAAACCTAATCATATTGAATACTTAGATTTCTTTGCTACGTCTCAAGGTGAGAAAGATACATCATTACCTGGGATGCAAATTTTGATTGATTTCACTTCAGAATCAGCGCAACGCACGCTTGTAACGTCAACTTCTATCTTTCCAACAAAAAATGCGGCGCAACAAGCACTTGATATGGGTGTAGAAGCGGGAATGAATTCTACATTAGACCAACTTGATTCATTATTGAAACAAAAAAAGTCATAA